A DNA window from Leptolyngbya sp. KIOST-1 contains the following coding sequences:
- a CDS encoding pentapeptide repeat-containing protein, whose product MDTSPSNAQPLDPPAEMTAAELLERYAAGERDFRGIQLIGADLSHQNLSGANFRQSNLQNTNFSGSTLVGVNFREAKLTDADFRQATLILANLIGADLADACLVDADLSEAGMRSANLVRADLSRATLRETNLNEAVLDHATLRGATLSEASLSRGRLLAADLEGANLEHANLTSALMNRAVFKNAILVAAVLTGATLEGANFQEADLSRAKLSSTNLVNVNLSQANLRGANLSWSSLRGANLRGATLYRTRLSWSNLSGADLTDAVMINAKLDYTNLRRTDVQGTIMPDGFTMSAQD is encoded by the coding sequence TTGGACACCTCCCCCTCCAATGCCCAGCCCCTGGATCCGCCTGCGGAAATGACTGCAGCGGAACTGTTAGAGCGCTATGCCGCCGGGGAGCGAGACTTTCGCGGTATACAGCTAATCGGAGCCGACCTTAGCCATCAAAACCTCAGCGGCGCTAACTTTCGGCAGTCCAACCTGCAAAACACTAACTTCTCTGGGTCTACCCTGGTGGGGGTCAATTTTCGCGAGGCCAAGCTCACTGACGCCGACTTCCGGCAGGCGACACTGATTCTGGCCAACCTGATTGGGGCCGATCTGGCCGATGCTTGCTTAGTCGACGCCGATCTGAGCGAGGCCGGTATGCGTAGCGCCAATCTGGTGCGCGCCGACTTGAGTCGGGCTACCCTGCGCGAAACCAACCTCAACGAGGCCGTGCTCGACCACGCCACCCTGCGGGGGGCGACCCTGAGCGAAGCCAGCCTCAGTCGAGGTCGACTGTTGGCCGCCGACCTGGAGGGGGCCAATCTGGAGCACGCCAACCTGACCAGCGCCCTGATGAACCGGGCCGTTTTCAAAAACGCCATTTTGGTCGCGGCGGTGTTGACCGGGGCCACCCTGGAGGGGGCCAATTTTCAAGAGGCTGACCTGAGCCGGGCCAAACTGTCCAGCACCAACCTGGTCAACGTCAATCTATCCCAGGCCAATCTGCGCGGGGCGAACCTGAGCTGGAGTTCCCTGCGCGGGGCCAACCTCCGCGGCGCTACCCTGTACCGCACTCGCCTGAGCTGGTCCAACCTGAGCGGTGCCGACCTCACCGATGCGGTCATGATCAACGCCAAGCTTGACTACACCAACCTGCGGCGCACCGATGTGCAGGGAACCATTATGCCCGACGGGTTTACGATGAGCGCTCAAGATTAG
- a CDS encoding DUF6816 family protein yields the protein MPRSLILLLRRRLFWLTLLLTVWLLCSGEAQAGPVADRLASFPDWNQKPTLAAARGDLVYPDWLRGDWQLTSTLVDLVAPLAPELVTPGFEGNRDRLGQPITCPVRFVSTVSRPRRLIPARLGLPQTVADRAFNGLSLARAYLGDGVVQSVRVDANNPNRQLTLLSGNRQLESTVTARAVETAADRFITVERFQQVFRGGAIPFFNEVETTTAYGRLGDRRVADQVTAVYLSPQDPDFPKAQNRPVALYRYQLELAPVDLTSARPPEGQPLS from the coding sequence ATGCCCCGATCGCTGATTCTGCTCCTCCGTCGCCGCCTGTTTTGGCTGACCCTGCTGCTAACGGTGTGGCTCCTGTGCAGTGGAGAGGCCCAGGCGGGGCCAGTCGCGGATCGTCTGGCCAGTTTTCCCGACTGGAACCAAAAACCGACCCTGGCCGCCGCTCGGGGGGATCTGGTCTACCCCGACTGGCTACGGGGCGACTGGCAGCTGACCAGCACCCTGGTGGATCTGGTCGCCCCCCTGGCCCCTGAGCTGGTTACCCCAGGTTTTGAGGGCAACCGCGATCGGCTGGGGCAACCGATCACCTGTCCGGTACGGTTTGTCTCCACTGTATCCAGGCCCCGGCGGTTGATTCCCGCCCGCTTGGGTCTACCCCAAACCGTGGCCGATCGCGCCTTTAACGGACTGAGTCTGGCCCGCGCCTATCTGGGGGATGGGGTGGTTCAGTCTGTCAGGGTGGACGCGAACAATCCCAACCGGCAGCTCACCCTGCTGAGCGGCAACCGGCAGCTCGAATCCACGGTGACGGCCCGCGCCGTGGAAACTGCCGCCGATCGGTTTATTACCGTCGAGCGGTTTCAGCAGGTGTTTCGGGGTGGGGCCATCCCCTTCTTCAATGAGGTCGAGACGACGACGGCCTATGGGCGGCTGGGCGATCGCCGGGTGGCCGACCAGGTGACCGCCGTTTACCTGTCGCCCCAGGATCCCGACTTTCCCAAGGCCCAAAATCGCCCCGTCGCCCTCTACCGTTACCAGCTAGAGCTAGCCCCTGTGGACCTGACATCGGCCAGGCCACCGGAGGGGCAACCGCTCAGTTAG
- a CDS encoding pyridoxine 5'-phosphate synthase, protein MPTLGVNIDHVATIRQARRTVEPDPVAAAVLAELAGADGITVHLREDRRHMQDRDVRLLRQTVRTHLNLEMAATDEMVAIALDVRPDYVTLVPERREEVTTEGGLDVAGQLDRMKAVVSTLQGADIPVSLFIDAAADQIEASAVAGAQFIELHTGPYAEAQREGDRAQELTILAQGTAQALNLGLRVNAGHGLTYWNTTPVARIPGMEELNIGHSIISRAVLVGLERAVREMKALIQG, encoded by the coding sequence TTGCCTACTCTGGGAGTCAACATCGACCACGTTGCCACCATTCGCCAGGCCCGCCGCACGGTGGAACCCGACCCGGTGGCCGCCGCCGTGCTGGCCGAACTCGCGGGGGCCGACGGCATTACCGTGCACCTGCGCGAAGACCGCCGGCACATGCAAGACCGGGATGTGCGGCTGCTGCGGCAGACCGTGCGCACCCATTTGAATCTGGAGATGGCTGCCACCGACGAGATGGTGGCCATCGCCCTCGACGTTCGCCCCGACTACGTCACCCTGGTGCCCGAGCGGCGCGAGGAGGTCACCACCGAGGGCGGGCTGGACGTAGCCGGGCAGCTCGATCGCATGAAAGCCGTTGTCAGCACCCTCCAGGGGGCCGACATTCCGGTGAGTCTGTTTATTGACGCGGCAGCGGATCAGATCGAAGCCTCGGCGGTGGCGGGGGCGCAGTTCATCGAACTGCACACCGGTCCCTACGCCGAAGCCCAGCGGGAGGGCGATCGCGCCCAGGAACTCACCATTCTGGCCCAGGGCACCGCCCAGGCCCTGAATTTGGGGCTCAGGGTCAACGCTGGCCACGGCCTCACCTACTGGAACACCACGCCGGTGGCGCGCATCCCCGGCATGGAAGAGCTCAACATCGGCCACAGCATCATCAGCCGCGCCGTTTTGGTCGGCCTTGAGCGCGCCGTCCGCGAGATGAAAGCTCTAATTCAGGGATAA
- a CDS encoding MgPME-cyclase complex family protein: MTTYYYAVASQKFLLEEEPLEEVLKERHRYYQEQEQSVDFWLVKSPAFLDAPELASVKAACPQPAVALVSTSKQFITWLKLRFEYVGTGEFEAPSAAIPDPLASLEPVAS; the protein is encoded by the coding sequence ATGACCACCTACTACTACGCCGTCGCCAGCCAAAAATTCCTGCTGGAAGAGGAACCCCTGGAGGAAGTCCTCAAAGAACGCCACCGCTACTACCAGGAGCAGGAGCAGTCGGTCGATTTCTGGCTGGTCAAGTCCCCTGCCTTTTTGGACGCCCCAGAGCTGGCCAGCGTCAAGGCCGCCTGCCCCCAGCCCGCCGTGGCCCTGGTTTCGACCAGCAAACAGTTCATCACCTGGCTGAAGCTGCGGTTCGAGTACGTAGGCACGGGTGAGTTTGAGGCTCCCTCCGCCGCCATCCCCGATCCCCTGGCGTCTCTGGAGCCCGTAGCCTCCTAG
- a CDS encoding divergent PAP2 family protein produces the protein MDSISDILDNHVLIVALIACFTAQVLKAFIELVRHRKLNLRVMVGTGGMPSAHSALVTALTCGVGQTLGWASPLFAATSVFSIIVMYDAAGVRQAAGKQAKVLNQIIDELFQEKPELREDRLKELLGHTPFQVIAGSILGVMISYLAAPAY, from the coding sequence ATGGATAGTATTAGCGATATCTTAGACAACCACGTGCTGATCGTAGCCCTGATCGCCTGCTTCACGGCCCAGGTGCTAAAGGCGTTTATTGAGCTGGTGCGCCACCGCAAGCTCAACCTGCGGGTGATGGTAGGGACCGGCGGCATGCCCAGCGCCCACTCGGCCCTGGTGACGGCCCTGACCTGCGGTGTGGGGCAGACCCTGGGGTGGGCCAGCCCACTGTTTGCCGCCACCTCGGTCTTTTCAATCATCGTTATGTACGACGCGGCTGGGGTGCGCCAGGCGGCGGGAAAGCAGGCCAAGGTGCTCAACCAGATTATTGACGAGCTGTTTCAGGAAAAGCCCGAGCTGCGCGAAGACCGCCTCAAGGAACTGCTGGGCCACACTCCCTTTCAGGTAATTGCCGGGTCCATTTTGGGCGTCATGATCTCCTACCTGGCGGCTCCGGCCTACTAA
- the crtE gene encoding geranylgeranyl diphosphate synthase CrtE — protein MVPTNSLDSRPSPAGQFDLEAYLAEQRQRVEAALDQALTLRYPETLYEAMRYSLLAGGKRLRPILCLASCELAGGTAELAMPTACALEMIHTMSLIHDDLPAMDNDDYRRGRLTNHKVYGEDVAILAGDALLTYAFEYVATQTRGAAPEQVLRVIAGLGRAVGGEGLVGGQIVDLTSEGNPNVTLETLTYIHNHKTAALLEISVTAGAILAGASDEAVESLRQYAQRIGLAFQIVDDILDITSTSETLGKSAGKDITAQKVTYPSLWGLEESRRQADQLIEAAKDSLAGFGDLRLPLLAIADYIVARTY, from the coding sequence ATGGTGCCCACCAACTCCCTCGATTCCAGACCCTCGCCCGCTGGCCAGTTTGACCTGGAGGCCTACCTGGCAGAGCAGCGTCAGCGGGTAGAGGCCGCCCTCGACCAGGCGCTGACCCTGCGCTACCCCGAAACCCTCTACGAGGCCATGCGCTACTCGCTGCTGGCCGGGGGCAAGCGCCTGCGCCCGATTCTGTGCCTGGCCAGTTGTGAGCTGGCGGGCGGTACGGCTGAGCTGGCCATGCCCACCGCCTGCGCTCTGGAAATGATCCACACCATGTCGCTGATCCACGACGATCTGCCGGCCATGGACAACGACGACTATCGCCGGGGTCGCCTCACCAACCACAAGGTCTACGGCGAAGATGTGGCGATTTTGGCGGGGGATGCTCTGCTCACCTACGCCTTTGAATATGTGGCGACCCAAACCCGGGGAGCAGCGCCCGAGCAGGTGCTGAGGGTGATTGCCGGATTGGGGCGAGCGGTTGGTGGCGAAGGGCTAGTAGGCGGTCAGATCGTCGATCTGACCAGCGAGGGCAATCCGAATGTGACCCTCGAAACCCTGACCTATATCCACAACCACAAGACAGCGGCACTGCTCGAAATTTCGGTCACCGCTGGGGCCATTCTGGCTGGGGCCAGCGACGAGGCGGTCGAAAGCCTGCGCCAGTACGCCCAGCGAATTGGTCTGGCCTTTCAAATTGTCGATGATATTCTCGACATTACCTCGACCTCCGAAACCCTGGGCAAGTCGGCGGGCAAAGACATTACCGCCCAAAAGGTGACCTATCCCAGCCTCTGGGGTCTGGAGGAATCCCGTCGCCAGGCCGACCAGCTGATTGAGGCGGCGAAGGACAGTCTGGCCGGATTTGGCGACCTGCGCCTGCCGCTGCTGGCGATCGCAGATTACATTGTTGCGCGCACCTACTAG
- the folD gene encoding bifunctional methylenetetrahydrofolate dehydrogenase/methenyltetrahydrofolate cyclohydrolase FolD → MTLLLDGKALANQIQSQLAQEVQALTAQGFRPPGLAVVMVGDNPASAAYVRNKERACSRVGMVSYGKHLPATATQAEVTALIQQLNADPNVDGILVQLPLPEHLDAVALLNAIDPDKDADGLHPINLGRLVRGEPGLRSCTPYGVMRLLESANINLVGANALVVGRSILVGKPMALMLIEANATVTVAHSRTADLPALMRQADILVAAVGRPGMITAADVKPDSVVIDVGINRVEQPDGSARLVGDVDFASVQPVAGAITPVPGGVGPMTVAMLLENTVTSYRSRL, encoded by the coding sequence ATGACCCTACTGCTCGACGGCAAAGCCCTCGCGAACCAAATTCAGTCCCAGCTGGCCCAGGAGGTTCAGGCCCTCACCGCCCAGGGCTTTCGTCCCCCAGGGCTGGCCGTGGTCATGGTGGGCGACAACCCCGCCAGCGCCGCCTACGTGCGCAACAAGGAGCGGGCCTGTAGCCGGGTGGGCATGGTGTCCTACGGCAAACACCTGCCCGCCACCGCCACCCAGGCCGAGGTGACGGCGCTGATTCAGCAGCTCAACGCCGACCCTAACGTGGACGGCATTCTGGTGCAGCTGCCCCTCCCCGAGCACCTGGACGCGGTGGCCCTGCTCAACGCCATCGACCCCGACAAAGATGCCGACGGGCTGCACCCAATCAACTTGGGGCGGCTGGTGCGCGGCGAACCGGGCCTGCGCAGCTGCACCCCCTACGGCGTCATGCGGCTGCTGGAATCCGCCAACATTAACCTGGTGGGGGCCAACGCCCTGGTGGTGGGCCGCAGCATTTTGGTGGGCAAGCCCATGGCTCTGATGCTGATCGAGGCCAATGCCACCGTCACGGTGGCCCATTCTCGCACGGCGGATTTGCCCGCGCTGATGCGGCAAGCTGATATTCTAGTGGCGGCGGTGGGACGCCCCGGTATGATTACGGCGGCGGACGTAAAACCCGACAGCGTGGTGATCGACGTAGGCATTAACCGGGTCGAGCAGCCCGATGGGTCGGCCCGACTGGTGGGCGATGTCGATTTCGCCTCGGTGCAGCCGGTGGCTGGAGCCATTACCCCAGTGCCCGGCGGCGTTGGCCCCATGACGGTGGCCATGCTGCTCGAGAACACTGTCACCAGCTACCGCAGCCGTCTCTAG
- the psbU gene encoding photosystem II complex extrinsic protein PsbU — translation MKQLVGLLVALAVLLGWVSSPALAQPISGADLYSAPLEAMTWLAAAPPQNAVDAKLKTEYGAKLDLNNANVQGFRKYPGLYPNLARKILLNAPYESVEDVLDLPGLSDQQIDILRANLDNFTVTVPDSAFVEGGDRFNNGVYK, via the coding sequence ATGAAACAACTGGTTGGCCTACTCGTTGCGTTGGCAGTGCTCTTGGGGTGGGTGAGTAGCCCGGCCCTGGCCCAGCCCATCTCTGGGGCAGACCTCTATAGCGCCCCCCTTGAGGCGATGACCTGGCTGGCAGCCGCCCCGCCGCAGAACGCGGTCGATGCCAAGCTAAAGACAGAGTACGGCGCTAAACTCGACCTCAACAACGCCAACGTCCAGGGCTTTAGAAAGTATCCGGGGCTATACCCCAACCTGGCCCGTAAGATTCTGCTCAATGCCCCCTACGAGAGCGTTGAAGACGTGCTCGATCTGCCTGGCCTCAGCGATCAGCAAATCGACATTCTGCGGGCAAACCTCGACAACTTCACCGTTACCGTACCCGACTCGGCGTTTGTAGAAGGCGGCGATCGCTTTAACAACGGCGTTTACAAGTAA
- the nadB gene encoding L-aspartate oxidase, which translates to MTKPDLAATQPSQFDVLVIGGGAAGLYAALSIPSRWRIGLVTKDTLSVSASDWAQGGIAAAIGADDAVSLHVADTLVAGAGLCDLQAVEHLASQAARCIERLVDLGVAFDRTDGQLAMTLEAAHSRRRVLHAADTTGRAIVSILAEAVLQQPNITVFEQAFALDLWLADGACRGVLVAHRQRLGWLSAQATVLATGGGGQVYAQTTNPAASTGDGVAMAWRAGAQLRDLEFVQFHPTSLAQPGAPPFLISEAVRGEGAHLVDRRGDRFAFDYHPDGELAPRDVVSRAIFHHLQKTGDRQVWLDLRPIPRDRIQYRFPNILQVCRHWGCDPLTELVPVAPAAHYWMGGITTDLHSQTSIPGLYAVGENASTGVHGANRLASNSLLECLVYGAELAHLPLQSEAHLPAALSRPDAIALDGLPPADALWTTLQEQRQRLTQLMWEAAAISRHQSGLEDAIASLGQWRREWQQHPLQALHRLPTGTSYALPETLTWPLVRAWGELSNLHDIAWLILNSATFRTESRGGHFRQDYPHTSPDWQVHTLVEGDRWSKSPTLQP; encoded by the coding sequence TTGACCAAGCCTGATTTAGCCGCCACCCAGCCCAGCCAGTTTGATGTTTTGGTGATTGGGGGAGGGGCCGCCGGACTGTACGCAGCGCTGTCGATTCCCTCCCGCTGGCGGATTGGGCTGGTGACCAAGGATACCTTGTCTGTCTCCGCCAGTGACTGGGCCCAGGGGGGCATTGCCGCCGCCATCGGGGCCGACGATGCGGTGTCGCTACACGTGGCCGATACCCTGGTGGCTGGGGCGGGGCTGTGCGACCTCCAGGCGGTGGAGCATCTGGCCAGCCAGGCAGCCCGCTGCATCGAGCGATTGGTCGATCTGGGGGTAGCCTTCGATCGCACCGACGGCCAGCTGGCGATGACCCTGGAGGCCGCCCACTCTCGTCGCCGCGTGCTCCACGCCGCCGACACCACGGGCCGGGCGATCGTCTCTATTCTGGCGGAGGCGGTGCTGCAGCAGCCCAACATCACCGTCTTTGAGCAGGCCTTTGCCCTCGACCTGTGGCTGGCGGATGGGGCCTGTCGGGGGGTCCTGGTGGCGCACCGACAGCGGCTGGGCTGGTTGTCGGCCCAGGCCACGGTGCTGGCGACGGGCGGCGGCGGCCAGGTCTACGCCCAGACCACCAACCCCGCCGCTAGCACTGGCGATGGCGTGGCGATGGCCTGGCGGGCGGGCGCCCAGCTGCGCGACCTGGAATTTGTGCAGTTTCACCCCACCTCCCTGGCCCAGCCGGGGGCACCGCCCTTTTTGATCAGCGAGGCGGTGCGGGGCGAGGGGGCGCACCTGGTGGACCGCCGGGGCGATCGCTTTGCCTTTGACTACCACCCCGACGGCGAGCTGGCCCCCCGCGACGTGGTCAGTCGGGCCATTTTTCACCACCTGCAAAAGACCGGCGATCGCCAGGTGTGGCTCGACCTGCGCCCCATTCCGCGCGATCGCATCCAGTACCGCTTCCCGAATATTTTGCAGGTGTGTCGGCACTGGGGCTGCGACCCGCTGACGGAGCTGGTGCCCGTGGCCCCCGCCGCCCACTACTGGATGGGGGGCATCACCACCGATCTGCACAGCCAGACCTCTATTCCAGGCCTCTATGCGGTAGGCGAAAACGCCAGTACAGGAGTACATGGGGCCAACCGGCTGGCCAGCAATTCCCTGCTGGAGTGCCTAGTGTATGGGGCCGAGCTGGCCCACCTGCCGCTGCAGAGCGAGGCCCACCTCCCAGCGGCCCTATCCCGTCCCGATGCGATCGCCCTGGACGGCCTGCCCCCAGCCGATGCCCTCTGGACCACCCTGCAGGAGCAGCGCCAGCGCCTGACCCAGCTAATGTGGGAGGCCGCTGCCATCAGCCGCCACCAGAGCGGGCTGGAGGACGCGATCGCCAGCCTCGGCCAGTGGCGCCGCGAGTGGCAGCAGCATCCCCTGCAGGCGCTGCACAGGTTACCGACCGGCACCAGCTATGCCCTCCCCGAAACACTGACCTGGCCGCTGGTGCGGGCTTGGGGCGAACTGTCCAACCTGCACGACATCGCCTGGCTGATTCTCAACAGCGCCACCTTCCGCACCGAAAGCCGGGGTGGCCACTTTCGCCAGGACTACCCCCACACCAGTCCCGACTGGCAGGTGCACACGTTAGTCGAAGGCGATCGATGGTCCAAATCCCCCACCCTTCAGCCCTAG
- a CDS encoding metal-binding protein translates to MSSGRTHDRITLWALPLVVLAAFRVTLSGWLTAVVCLGFLLGGWVLGPDLDIHSVQYKRWGWLRWIWLPYRGKIRHRSRWSHGPIIGTVVRVLYLSLWLGLGGLLAVDLLNGAQRTALSWGDLVDGLGWALVTYWPWWLALLVGLELGALSHYVADWLSSATKRNRGKASGKPKLKRRSARRGRR, encoded by the coding sequence ATGTCCTCAGGCCGCACCCACGATCGCATTACTCTCTGGGCCTTACCGCTGGTGGTTTTGGCCGCCTTTCGCGTCACCCTCAGCGGCTGGCTGACGGCGGTGGTGTGCCTGGGCTTTTTGCTGGGGGGCTGGGTGCTCGGCCCCGATCTGGATATTCACTCGGTGCAGTACAAGCGCTGGGGCTGGCTGCGGTGGATCTGGCTGCCCTACCGGGGCAAAATCCGCCACCGATCGCGCTGGTCCCACGGGCCGATCATCGGTACGGTGGTGCGGGTGCTCTACCTGTCCCTGTGGCTGGGGCTGGGGGGGCTGCTCGCGGTCGATCTGCTCAACGGGGCTCAGCGCACGGCCCTGAGCTGGGGCGACCTGGTGGATGGCCTGGGCTGGGCGCTGGTCACCTACTGGCCCTGGTGGCTGGCGCTGCTGGTGGGGTTGGAGCTGGGTGCCCTCAGCCACTACGTCGCCGACTGGCTCTCCTCAGCGACCAAGCGCAATCGGGGCAAAGCGTCAGGTAAGCCTAAGCTAAAGCGGCGATCGGCCCGGCGGGGTAGGCGGTGA
- a CDS encoding ABC transporter ATP-binding protein has product MVEISAIAAATAQETPALDFQDIRLTYRGKGAPMTIIDHISFRVAQGEFVSLVGPSGCGKTTLLRMVSGLNPAEEGAVYFHGQPIKGPLKNIGIAFQNPVLLPWRNTLNNVLLPLEVVQPHKRRFRQNRAKYVESAEQLLTTVGLSNFQNHYPWQLSGGMRQRASLCRALIHQPEILLLDEPFAALDAFTREEMWGLTQNLWQQTGCTALMVTHDLREALFLSDTIYVLGPRPSTIVYTLKVDLPRPRTLDMCFTDDFHHMYTELRRHIQRS; this is encoded by the coding sequence ATGGTTGAAATCAGCGCGATCGCCGCCGCCACTGCCCAGGAGACCCCCGCCCTGGACTTCCAAGACATTCGCCTCACCTACCGGGGCAAGGGCGCGCCGATGACAATCATCGATCACATCTCCTTTCGGGTGGCCCAGGGGGAGTTTGTGTCGCTGGTGGGGCCCAGCGGCTGCGGCAAAACCACCCTGCTGCGGATGGTGTCGGGGCTTAACCCGGCGGAGGAAGGGGCCGTGTACTTCCACGGCCAGCCGATCAAAGGGCCCCTGAAGAATATTGGCATTGCCTTTCAAAACCCGGTGCTGCTGCCCTGGCGCAACACCCTCAACAACGTGCTTCTGCCCCTGGAGGTGGTGCAACCCCACAAGCGCCGCTTCCGCCAAAACCGGGCTAAATACGTTGAGTCCGCCGAGCAGCTGCTGACCACGGTGGGGCTAAGCAACTTCCAAAACCACTACCCCTGGCAGCTCTCCGGCGGCATGCGCCAGCGGGCCTCCCTCTGCCGCGCCCTGATCCATCAGCCCGAAATTCTACTGCTCGACGAACCCTTCGCCGCCCTCGACGCCTTCACCCGGGAAGAAATGTGGGGGTTGACCCAAAACCTGTGGCAGCAAACTGGCTGCACCGCCCTGATGGTCACCCACGATCTGCGGGAAGCCCTGTTTCTCTCAGACACCATCTACGTGCTCGGCCCCCGCCCCAGCACCATCGTCTACACCCTCAAGGTCGATCTGCCCCGACCCCGCACCCTGGATATGTGCTTCACCGACGACTTCCACCACATGTACACCGAACTGCGCCGCCACATTCAGCGCAGCTAA
- a CDS encoding ABC transporter permease translates to MKTFLKTRLAAYLLPTVAVVILLIVWEAATQLLQVPTFILPAPSDIWAAGQNFGTTVWRNGIHTLNTTLMGFFLGLISGVLLGFLIGYSRLAYVILYPLLVGFNTIPKVALVPLLAIWFGIGTIPAVITAFTLAFFPIAVNVAAGLATVEPEMQDVLRSLGASPWEVFRKVGFPHSLPYLFASLKVAISLAFIGSVISETVASNRGIGYVIVSASASFNVPLAFLAILALAVMGIVLYGVFALIEQRTIHWAR, encoded by the coding sequence GTGAAAACGTTCTTAAAAACCAGGCTGGCCGCCTATTTGTTACCGACCGTAGCCGTGGTAATTCTGCTGATCGTTTGGGAGGCGGCGACTCAACTCTTGCAGGTGCCCACCTTTATACTGCCCGCCCCCAGCGACATCTGGGCCGCTGGCCAAAACTTTGGCACCACCGTCTGGCGCAACGGCATCCACACCCTCAACACTACCCTGATGGGGTTTTTTCTGGGTTTGATTAGCGGTGTTTTGCTGGGTTTTTTGATCGGCTACTCCAGGCTGGCCTACGTCATTTTGTATCCGCTGCTGGTAGGGTTCAATACTATTCCCAAGGTGGCGCTGGTGCCGCTGCTGGCGATCTGGTTTGGCATTGGCACCATTCCGGCGGTGATCACCGCCTTTACCCTGGCTTTCTTTCCCATTGCGGTCAATGTGGCAGCGGGGCTGGCGACGGTGGAGCCCGAAATGCAGGATGTGCTGCGATCGCTGGGGGCTTCCCCCTGGGAGGTGTTTCGCAAGGTTGGCTTCCCCCACTCCCTGCCCTACCTGTTCGCCTCCCTCAAGGTAGCTATCTCCCTGGCCTTCATCGGCTCGGTGATCTCTGAAACCGTTGCTTCCAACCGGGGCATCGGCTATGTCATCGTCAGCGCCAGCGCCAGCTTCAACGTGCCCCTGGCATTTTTAGCCATCCTCGCCCTGGCGGTGATGGGCATCGTGCTCTACGGCGTCTTCGCGTTGATCGAACAGCGCACTATCCACTGGGCTAGATAG
- a CDS encoding ABC transporter substrate-binding protein has translation MLLAATLGLVACVGGTQVATPDSPTAESTAAAPDTDELTPIRFTLSWLFQGVDAPLAIALDQGYFAEEGVDVTFERGFGSADSITKVAAGQFDIAEGDMYAMMEFNDNNPDDQLVAVAIKFNRSPFAIVTRVDSGIDDPAELEGANLAAPAGDGPRRLWPVLANQVGADPDSVEWTNVEPQLRESLLAQGSADGISCFSTSCVPVLTQKLGFSADTLNVFYYNDHGLDLYGNALIVRRDFLEANPEAVRGFVAAYLRGLQDTLADPEAALETVARLADDELFDMEVEAERLQIALDRLYTSPENDTMGLGAVDYDRLSVTIDQVVEGFGLASTPTPQEVFDSSFLPPQSERMM, from the coding sequence TTGCTGCTGGCAGCTACCCTGGGTCTGGTCGCCTGCGTCGGGGGTACCCAAGTGGCCACCCCCGACTCCCCTACTGCCGAATCGACAGCGGCTGCCCCCGATACCGACGAGCTGACCCCGATCCGGTTCACCCTGTCCTGGTTGTTCCAGGGGGTAGATGCCCCCCTGGCGATCGCTCTGGATCAGGGCTATTTTGCCGAAGAGGGTGTAGATGTCACCTTTGAACGCGGCTTTGGTTCCGCCGACTCCATCACTAAAGTAGCCGCCGGGCAGTTCGACATTGCCGAGGGCGACATGTACGCCATGATGGAGTTCAACGACAACAACCCCGACGACCAGCTGGTGGCGGTGGCAATCAAGTTCAACCGCTCTCCCTTTGCCATTGTTACCCGGGTTGACTCGGGCATCGACGACCCCGCTGAGCTGGAGGGGGCCAACCTGGCGGCCCCGGCAGGGGACGGTCCCCGACGACTGTGGCCGGTGCTGGCCAACCAGGTGGGGGCCGACCCCGACAGCGTCGAGTGGACCAACGTGGAGCCCCAGCTGCGGGAGAGCCTGCTGGCCCAGGGCAGTGCCGACGGCATCTCCTGCTTCTCCACCTCCTGCGTACCGGTGCTCACCCAAAAGCTAGGCTTTAGCGCCGACACCCTCAACGTGTTCTACTACAACGACCACGGCCTCGACCTCTACGGCAACGCCCTGATCGTGCGCCGAGACTTTCTAGAGGCTAACCCGGAGGCGGTACGCGGGTTTGTGGCCGCCTACCTGCGAGGACTCCAGGACACCCTGGCGGACCCAGAGGCCGCCCTGGAGACGGTGGCTCGCCTGGCGGACGACGAGCTGTTTGATATGGAAGTGGAGGCCGAGCGCCTGCAAATCGCCCTGGATCGGCTCTACACCAGCCCCGAGAACGACACCATGGGCCTGGGGGCGGTGGATTACGATCGCCTGTCGGTCACCATCGACCAGGTGGTGGAGGGCTTTGGCCTGGCCAGCACCCCCACCCCCCAGGAAGTGTTTGACAGCAGCTTCCTGCCGCCCCAGTCGGAGCGTATGATGTAG